A part of Bufo bufo chromosome 7, aBufBuf1.1, whole genome shotgun sequence genomic DNA contains:
- the LOC121008255 gene encoding CD151 antigen-like, which yields MCRSHCHVTGVALICLGASVQMKLSDVSVVVVETSSGAPMVLTVVGMVIFFLCGFGAVAVIKESSVLIKSFTGIMLLVFAAEIIVGMSAYSYRDQLQRNVLSRLLKVLDKYGVEKPITRGVDVLQQEFQCCGAKNFTDWFNMSSGIHQNSVPSSCCRVVQQTCGEDALEHSERLYQEGCVLKMKMWIGEHFNVIGAVGIGLGFTQILGILFSCLLVRTLQEKYVSM from the exons ATGTGCAGATCCCACTGCCAT GTGACTGGCGTTGCGCTCATCTGTCTCGGAGCCTCCGTACAGATGAAGTTGTCGGATGTTTCGGTTGTCGTCGTTGAGACCTCGTCTGGAGCCCCCATGGTCCTGACTGTCGTAGGAATGGTCATCTTCTTCCTGTGCGGGTTTGGCGCTGTGGCTGTAATCAAGGAAAGCAGCGTCCTGATAAAAAGT TTCACAGGGATTATGCTCCTGGTTTTCGCTGCAGAGATCATCGTCGGGATGTCGGCCTATTCCTACAGAGACCAG CTACAACGTAACGTGCTGAGCAGATTGCTGAAGGTTCTGGACAAGTATGGGGTGGAGAAGCCGATCACCCGCGGGGTGGACGTGCTGCAGCAGGAG TTCCAGTGCTGTGGGGCGAAGAATTTTACCGACTGGTTCAACATGTCCTCCGGGATCCATCAGAACTCTGTTCCCAGCAGCTGCTGCCGGGTCGTCCAGCAGACGTGTGGGGAGGACGCCCTGGAGCACAGCGAGCGGCTGTACCAAGAG GGCTGTGTGCTGAAGATGAAGATGTGGATCGGGGAGCACTTTAACGTCATTGGCGCAGTGGGCATCGGTCTAGGCTTCACACAG ATacttggcatcctcttctcctgtCTGCTGGTGAGGACCTTGCAGGAGAAGTACGTGTCCATGTGA